The Primulina eburnea isolate SZY01 chromosome 6, ASM2296580v1, whole genome shotgun sequence genome contains a region encoding:
- the LOC140833797 gene encoding probable glutathione S-transferase yields the protein MAEVKVFGARLSPFSGRVEMALKLKGVEYEFIEEDLSNKSKLLLQYNPVHKKIPVLLHNGKPVAESLVILEYIDETWGHGPSILPKHPYDRATARFWARFVDEKCLPAFWKACWTTGEEQVKGKEEAEEVLKFLDNQLEGKKFFGGESIGLVDIAANFIAYWLVLITELVGIELVTSEKFPNLCAWIDKYVNSSFVKEHLPDRDKLAEHISTQFLKSSAAK from the exons ATGGCGGAAGTGAAGGTATTTGGTGCTCGGCTAAGCCCATTTAGCGGGAGAGTCGAGATGGCGCTGAAACTGAAGGGAGTGGAATACGAATTCATAGAGGAAGATCTAAGTAACAAGTCTAAACTTCTTCTTCAATACAATCCAGTCCACAAAAAAATTCCTGTTCTCCTACACAACGGTAAGCCAGTTGCCGAGTCATTGGTGATTCTTGAATATATTGATGAGACTTGGGGACATGGGCCATCCATCTTGCCGAAACATCCTTACGACAGAGCCACGGCGCGTTTCTGGGCAAGATTCGTGGATGAGAAG TGCCTGCCAGCATTCTGGAAGGCTTGTTGGACCACAGGGGAGGAGCAAGTGAAAGGCAAGGAAGAGGCAGAAGAAGTGCTTAAATTTCTGGACAACCAGCTAGAAGGCAAGAAATTCTTCGGGGGAGAGAGCATTGGTCTGGTGGATATTGCTGCCAATTTCATTGCCTACTGGCTTGTGCTTATCACCGAATTGGTGGGAATCGAACTCGTAACAAGCGAAAAGTTCCCGAATCTATGTGCGTGGATCGACAAGTATGTTAACTCGAGCTTTGTTAAGGAACATCTGCCTGATCGCGATAAATTGGCTGAGCATATCAGCACACAGTTTCTGAAGAGCAGTGCAGCTAAATGA